One part of the Mytilus trossulus isolate FHL-02 chromosome 11, PNRI_Mtr1.1.1.hap1, whole genome shotgun sequence genome encodes these proteins:
- the LOC134690644 gene encoding kelch-like protein 2: protein MIESRTFTVPSQAQSAFTVMHELRERHMLCDVTITVEGQDFDAHKIVLCGCSPYLRAMFTNGMLETEKERVDIQGLDPCSMGQLIEFMYTSMIEITVDNVQGILQGASMLGLHQLRKMSATFLQSQLTALNCLGIYFLADLYMCGELEMAARQFIFQNFLDVIHSEEFLQLSEDRLITLLRSDKLQVTSENQVLEAALSWINAEPEIRTRNACHILQYVKLALIDMTHLENIVLKLDFVKNCLKCQQLIGNAIALHYDQSALDLMTPRAQPPCVYVVGGRNSTDCQLKSMERYDFLIDQWHSVPNMNIARTAVGVCSLDGLLYAVGGECALADSQENTLYLRSVECFDPVLRQWIAKPEMKIARSFVALAAVGRFLYAIGGEDRACSYNIVEKYDTKNETWSFAPSMKRKRSGAGYCVCDGKIYVAGGFDRALHMDRASVECYDSLSEEWTFVSEMEKARSGLALVAIEHFIYAFGGRYKDRDQYFDLSERFNTLTNQWTTIKSLNTPRAWPGAAVFDGRIYILGGFDGTNRLRSAEVYDTEVDRWVFLSNMIVSRAGCGAAVV, encoded by the exons ATGATAGAGTCAAGAACTTTCACAGTGCCATCCCAAGCACAAAGTGCTTTTACAGTAATGCATGAACTTCGTGAGCGTCACATGTTGTGTGATGTCACAATCACTGTGGAAGGTCAGGACTTTGATGCTCATAAAATCGTACTTTGTGGATGTAGTCCATATTTACGTGCCATGTTTACAAATGGAATGTTGGAAACTGAAAAAGAGCGAGTGGATATCCAAGGACTGGACCCCTGTTCTATGGGGCAGTTAATAGAGtttatgtatactagtatgatagAAATAACAGTAGATAATGTACAAGGGATACTGCAAGGTGCTAGTATGCTGGGTCTTCATCAGTTGAGAAAGATGTCTGCTACGTTTCTACAGTCTCAGTTAACAGCCTTAAACTGCCTTG GAATCTACTTTTTAGCTGACCTGTATATGTGTGGAGAACTGGAGATGGCAGCTCGTCAGttcatatttcaaaactttCTAGATGTCATTCATTCGGAGGAATTTTTACAACTGTCAGAAGATAGACTTATTACTTTGTTACGCAGTGATAAACTTCAAGTCACTAGTGAAAACCAGGTGCTAGAAGCTGCATTAAGTTGGATCAACGCAGAACCCGAAATCAGAACTAGAAATGCTTGTCATATCTTACAATATGTAAAATTAGCGTTGATAGATATGACAcatttagaaaatattgttCTAAAAttagattttgtaaaaaattgtttaaaatgtcaacaattgatagGTAATGCGATTGCATTGCATTATGATCAGTCAGCTTTAGACTTAATGACACCTCGTGCTCAGCCTCCGTGTGTATATGTGGTCGGTGGGAGAAATAGTACAGACTGCCAGTTAAAAAGCATGGAGAGATATGATTTCTTAATTGACCAGTGGCATTCTGTG CCCAACATGAACATTGCCAGGACTGCTGTAGGAGTTTGTAGCTTGGATGGACTGTTATATGCTGTTGGGGGTGAATGTGCGTTAGCTGATTCACAGGAAAACACATTGTATCTCCGTTCTGTAGAATGTTTTGACCCTGTATTACGACAGTGGATAGCCAAACCTGAAATGAAAATAGCAAGATCATTTGTAGCTTTGGCTGCAGTGGGAAGATTTTTATATGCAATAG GTGGTGAGGACAGAGCATGCAGTTATAACATTGTGGAGAAATATGacacaaaaaatgaaacttgGTCATTTGCTCCGAGTATGAAGAGGAAAAGATCTGGTGCTGGGTACTGTGTATGTGATGGTAAAATATATGTAGCAG GAGGGTTTGACAGAGCATTACATATGGACCGTGCTAGTGTTGAATGCTACGATTCTTTGTCAGAGGAATGGACATTTGTATCTGAGATGGAGAAAGCCAGATCTGGACTTGCTTTAGTAGccattgaacattttatttatgcATTTGGTGGACGATACAAGGATAGGGATCAGTATTTTGACCTGTCAGAAAG GTTCAATACACTGACTAATCAATGGACAACAATAAAATCTCTGAATACACCTAGAGCTTGGCCGGGTGCTGCTGTGTTTGATGGACGTATTTATATCCTCGGTGGATTTGATGGAACGAATCGGCTCCGCAGTGCTGAAGTCTATGACACCGAAGTAGATAGATGGGTGTTCTTAAGTAACATGATTGTGAGTCGAGCTGGCTGTGGTGCAGCAGTTGTATGA